A single genomic interval of Daucus carota subsp. sativus chromosome 1, DH1 v3.0, whole genome shotgun sequence harbors:
- the LOC108211871 gene encoding putative protease Do-like 14, producing the protein MQSLGGKRKTVWEREPALNDISPRDMEYFHKLGSKRPKYKEKDCNLHLDVYTKIALLKASPSVVGLVSYSGDEEIIQGSGTIIESNDSWTIILTSANLLRRPSRGEFVENSLVDNLKITVHTCHGNSYHGEVVAHDFHYNLAAIRFKSEMPLAAAILAHVDDSISLASVPSSFQLRAHSKSSNLVPGDKVIALGRYFAGDYDIMAAYGEFCLERPEPEYDCRELFMANCIITRSGDGGPLVNYNGEVIGVSFYDYGLIPWIPINIVGKWWAHFKRSGEYCRPALGFEATNLYAADSCILERVMLKFPSICKGVLIEKVEPGSSADLSGLHAEDIIVQCGGRTVQSFLEFFEAIWDKVGNLVDLVVVRQGSDTLLNLNMHVEATSDRLNRWPSRTYK; encoded by the exons ATGCAAAGCCTTGGTGGAAAGAGGAAGACAGTTTGGGAACGTGAGCCTGCATTAAACGATATAA GTCCACGTGATATGGAATATTTCCATAAGTTAGGTAGCAAGCGACCAAAATACAAGGAAAAAGATTGTAATTTGCATCTGGATGTTTATACCAAGATAGCTTTGTTAAAGGCTTCTCCTTCGGTTGTTGGCCTTGTATCTTATTCTG GTGATGAGGAGATCATTCAGGGTTCAGGGACCATCATTGAGAGTAATGATAGTTGGACCATTATTCTGACTTCTGCAAATTTACTTAGACGCCCCTCACGTGGAGAGTTTGTAGAAAACAGTTTGGTTGATAATCTCAAG ATCACTGTGCACACATGTCATGGTAATTCCTACCATGGAGAAGTTGTTGCTCATGATTTTCACTACAACCTAGCTGCCATAAGATTCAAGTCGGAGATGCCACTTGCAGCTGCAATATTGGCACATGTGGATGACTCCATTAGTCTTGCTTCTGTTCCATCTTCATTTCAGCTACGTGCACATTCGAAGTCATCAAATCTTGTCCCTGGTGATAAAGTGATTGCTCTAGGGCGTTACTTTGCCGGTGACTATGACATAATGGCTGCTTATGGAGAATTTTG CCTTGAACGTCCGGAGCCCGAATATGACTGTAGAGAGCTTTTCATGGCCAATTGCATAATCACAAGG TCTGGTGATGGCGGTCCACTTGTGAATTATAATGGGGAGGTGATTGGAGTCTCCTTTTATGATTATGGATTGATACCATGGATTCCGATTAACATAGTCGGCAAATGGTGGGCGCACTTCAAGAGATCAGG GGAATACTGCCGCCCTGCTCTCGGATTTGAAGCAACAAATCTCTATGCAGCTGATTCATGCATTTTGGAGAGGGTGATGCTGAAGTTTCCTAGCATTTGCAAAGGTGTTCTAATAGAAAAG GTAGAACCAGGTTCATCTGCTGATTTGTCCGGGCTCCATGCAGAAGACATTATTGTTCAATGCGGTGGGAGAACAGTTCAAAGTTTCCTTGAG TTTTTTGAGGCAATATGGGACAAAGTTGGAAATCTTGTAGATTTAGTCGTGGTACGTCAAGGGAGTGATACTCTCTTGAATCTTAATATGCATGTTGAAGCGACATCAGATCGCTTGAATAG GTGGCCTAGTCGGACCTACAAATGA
- the LOC108209092 gene encoding tropinone reductase homolog isoform X2: MATTTAGVGEDKRWSLVRTTALITGGTRAIGQGIVEELAGFRASIYTCSRTQNDLDQRLEEWKSKGFMVSGPVCDLQSRSQREQLIKSVASKFGRKLNNLVNNAAMIVVKEAPEFTAEDFSSIMGTNSEASYHLCQLAHPLLKTAGTGNIVFISSVAGVVAFPRAMNQLTKNLACEWAKDNICVNSVVPWIVRSELIEMMRIYRAWYHELHLAAVEKLMRFLH, from the exons ATGGCTACGACGACAGCAGGTGTCGGTGAAGATAAAAGATGGTCTCTTGTCAGAACAACTGCCCTTATTACCGGAGGTACCCGGGCCATAGG GCAAGGGATTGTGGAAGAGTTAGCAGGGTTCAGAGCATCAATCTATACATGTTCCCGTACTCAAAATGATCTTGATCAACGTTTAGAAGAATGGAAAAGCAAAGGCTTCATGGTTTCAGGACCGGTCTGTGACCTGCAATCACGATCCCAACGCGAGCAACTAATAAAATCTGTGGCATCTAAATTTGGCAGAAAGCTCAATAATCTT GTGAACAATGCTGCAATGATTGTTGTCAAAGAAGCACCGGAATTCACTGCAGAAGATTTCTCCAGCATAATGGGCACCAACTCTGAGGCCTCTTACCATCTGTGTCAGCTTGCACATCCATTACTAAAAACAGCAGGAACCGGGAACATTGTGTTCATCTCTTCAGTAGCTGGTGTCGTAGCTTTTCCAC GAGCTATGAACCAGCTGACGAAGAATTTGGCATGCGAATGGGCAAAGGATAATATCTGTGTCAACAGTGTGGTGCCCTGGATCGTCAGATCTGAACTCATTGAAATGATGaga ATCTACAGGGCTTGGTATCACGAACTCCATTTAGCCGCCGTGGAGAAGTTAATGAGGTTTCTTCACTAG
- the LOC108209092 gene encoding tropinone reductase homolog isoform X1 produces the protein MATTTAGVGEDKRWSLVRTTALITGGTRAIGQGIVEELAGFRASIYTCSRTQNDLDQRLEEWKSKGFMVSGPVCDLQSRSQREQLIKSVASKFGRKLNNLVNNAAMIVVKEAPEFTAEDFSSIMGTNSEASYHLCQLAHPLLKTAGTGNIVFISSVAGVVAFPRNSLSACSKGAMNQLTKNLACEWAKDNICVNSVVPWIVRSELIEMMRIYRAWYHELHLAAVEKLMRFLH, from the exons ATGGCTACGACGACAGCAGGTGTCGGTGAAGATAAAAGATGGTCTCTTGTCAGAACAACTGCCCTTATTACCGGAGGTACCCGGGCCATAGG GCAAGGGATTGTGGAAGAGTTAGCAGGGTTCAGAGCATCAATCTATACATGTTCCCGTACTCAAAATGATCTTGATCAACGTTTAGAAGAATGGAAAAGCAAAGGCTTCATGGTTTCAGGACCGGTCTGTGACCTGCAATCACGATCCCAACGCGAGCAACTAATAAAATCTGTGGCATCTAAATTTGGCAGAAAGCTCAATAATCTT GTGAACAATGCTGCAATGATTGTTGTCAAAGAAGCACCGGAATTCACTGCAGAAGATTTCTCCAGCATAATGGGCACCAACTCTGAGGCCTCTTACCATCTGTGTCAGCTTGCACATCCATTACTAAAAACAGCAGGAACCGGGAACATTGTGTTCATCTCTTCAGTAGCTGGTGTCGTAGCTTTTCCACGTAACTCTCTCTCTGCATGCTCCAAAG GAGCTATGAACCAGCTGACGAAGAATTTGGCATGCGAATGGGCAAAGGATAATATCTGTGTCAACAGTGTGGTGCCCTGGATCGTCAGATCTGAACTCATTGAAATGATGaga ATCTACAGGGCTTGGTATCACGAACTCCATTTAGCCGCCGTGGAGAAGTTAATGAGGTTTCTTCACTAG
- the LOC108222108 gene encoding F-box protein At5g07610 encodes MDARLKSCTSNKSRSQLKSFRSHEAVLNNEDLLTLILFRVPWTQLKVLKCVSRQWHSLITTSLPPLRASGLFCKGHLGFDKLYFVPLDDPNFASPLRARTFNLDHEKILFLHSCNGLLLCSAGFPDSYNPRNCNWYVYNPSTNQLAALPKHPDNVYFMDHIGLAFEPSKSPHYKVIAFIMTTRGNLFGDFHIYSSETGTWRVSVQSFSTRGMHFKHGVYWNGSIHWLSRLESPLHSKSSLSECLYFNVDQGRLGTFPRPPIHLRSRTERTVYFGESEDHLHVTEVRVGDTSLSVYEMKSDYSEWFVKYQIDLDPIFKVFPQRRARSFYKATSDDKIAYEFNVLSLIRRENFREDSFLVLEIHGQVIRYNLINRSFKLVRDLGVCLRATVSYWPFTTIHVWPYIEFL; translated from the coding sequence ATGGATGCGAGGCTTAAAAGCTGCACATCTAATAAATCTAGGTCTCAACTCAAATCCTTCAGGTCTCATGAAGCCGTTCTTAACAATGAGGATTTGTTAACATTGATCCTGTTTCGTGTGCCTTGGACACAACTCAAGGTATTGAAGTGTGTTTCAAGACAATGGCATTCACTCATCACCACTTCGCTGCCTCCTCTCCGTGCCTCTGGTCTCTTCTGTAAAGGCCACTTAGGTTTTGATAAACTCTATTTCGTTCCTCTAGATGATCCAAACTTTGCTTCCCCACTCAGAGCTCGGACTTTTAATCTTGATCATGAAAAAATTCTGTTTTTGCACTCCTGCAATGGCCTTTTATTGTGCTCTGCTGGTTTCCCCGACTCTTACAATCCACGTAACTGTAACTGGTATGTGTACAATCCTTCTACCAATCAGTTAGCTGCGCTTCCTAAACATCCTGACAATGTGTATTTCATGGATCATATTGGCTTGGCTTTTGAACCTTCGAAATCACCTCACTACAAAGTCATTGCTTTTATTATGACAACAAGAGGAAATTTATTTGGTGACTTTCATATTTACTCCTCTGAAACAGGGACTTGGAGGGTCTCTGTACAGTCCTTTTCCACGAGGGGAATGCACTTCAAGCATGGTGTCTATTGGAATGGGTCTATACACTGGTTAAGTAGATTAGAGTCCCCGTTACATTCAAAATCTTCTCTTTCTGAATGTTTGTACTTTAATGTGGATCAAGGAAGGCTGGGAACCTTTCCAAGGCCTCCTATTCACCTGAGGTCAAGGACAGAAAGGACAGTGTATTTTGGAGAATCAGAAGACCATTTGCATGTTACTGAGGTTCGTGTTGGTGACACTTCACTCAGTGTGTATGAGATGAAGAGTGATTACTCCGAGTGGTTTGTCAAGTACCAAATTGATCTTGATCCAATTTTCAAAGTTTTCCCTCAGCGGCGGGCTAGATCATTTTACAAGGCTACTTCTGATGATAAAATCGCTTATGAATTTAATGTGCTCTCACTTATCAGGAGAGAAAATTTCCGGGAGGATTCATTCTTGGTTTTGGAAATACATGGTCAAGTTATACGCTACAATCTCATCAATAGAAGCTTTAAACTGGTACGGGACCTTGGTGTATGCTTGAGAGCAACTGTTAGTTATTGGCCCTTTACAACTATTCATGTTTGGCCGTACATTGAATTTCTATAG
- the LOC108222119 gene encoding putative clathrin assembly protein At1g25240 — translation MNLWKRASGVLKDQTSIWLTSFSKRTSQRNPDIDVAVIKSTSHNDSRVDYRNAQRVFAWVRVSPAYLKPLVLAIAVRIQKTHSWVVALKGLMLMHGVFSCRVPAVQMIGRLPFDLSSFKDRHFKHGEKRDHDTFVQAYYCFLDCKSSFLYAHSQEQYKGQLRKVAADQDEQKTSTSMMQCLKWLQEMQVLLDMLMEIKPRSETMVENLILEAMDCVIIEIFDVYSRICSGISAVLFQICSAGKVEASMGLKILHKANVQGKELCMYIEFCRELGVNNAANFPGVKHIAEEDIRMLEHIISEATDRGNEQNNDTAEGSLTMVTLESKIDEQNESGRHSLQTRVTEQWEAFDEDHSKFFVMGEEVAKSREEHLKALIPLIDIHAHGNKTEFPNLISL, via the coding sequence ATGAACCTCTGGAAAAGAGCTTCTGGAGTGCTGAAAGATCAGACCAGTATCTGGTTAACATCTTTCTCAAAGAGAACATCACAGAGGAACCCTGACATCGATGTCGCGGTCATTAAATCCACGAGCCACAATGACTCCCGGGTTGATTACCGGAATGCTCAGAGAGTCTTTGCATGGGTTCGGGTCTCACCTGCATACCTCAAGCCTCTGGTATTAGCCATTGCTGTGAGAATTCAGAAGACTCATAGCTGGGTAGTTGCTCTCAAGGGCTTGATGCTAATGCACGGGGTTTTCTCTTGTAGAGTCCCTGCGGTCCAGATGATTGGGAGGTTACCATTTGATTTGTCTAGCTTCAAGGATCGGCATTTTAAGCACGGGGAGAAGCGGGATCATGATACTTTTGTACAGGCTTATTATTGCTTTCTTGATTGTAAATCTTCATTCTTGTATGCACATTCACAGGAGCAATATAAAGGACAGCTCAGGAAAGTTGCGGCAGATCAGGATGAACAAAAAACATCAACATCGATGATGCAGTGCCTTAAGTGGCTTCAAGAAATGCAGGTTTTGCTTGATATGTTGATGGAAATCAAACCAAGATCGGAGACCATGGTGGAGAATTTGATTCTTGAAGCTATGGATTGCGTGATCATTGAGATTTTTGATGTTTATAGTAGAATATGCAGTGGTATCTCTGCAGTTTTGTTCCAAATTTGTTCGGCTGGGAAGGTGGAAGCATCAATGGGACTCAAAATTCTGCATAAAGCAAACGTGCAGGGGAAAGAACTCTGTATGTACATTGAATTTTGCAGAGAATTAGGTGTTAATAATGCTGCAAACTTCCCGGGAGTGAAACACATTGCAGAAGAAGATATAAGGATGCTGGAGCATATTATCAGCGAAGCTACGGATAGAGGTAATGAACAAAACAATGATACAGCAGAAGGATCATTAACTATGGTGACACTGGAGTCCAAAATAGACGAGCAAAATGAGTCGGGCAGGCATAGCTTGCAGACGAGAGTGACAGAGCAATGGGAGGCCTTCGATGAAGATCATTCAAAATTTTTTGTGATGGGAGAAGAAGTAGCCAAGTCGAGAGAAGAACACTTGAAGGCATTGATACCTTTGATTGACATTCATGCTCATGGTAATAAAACAGAGTTCCCAAACCTCATTAGTCTCTAA